From Acidimicrobiia bacterium, one genomic window encodes:
- a CDS encoding M23 family metallopeptidase yields the protein MKPKTLRAFFLVVVLSAAVFAVPADADDGEFTIVFPQPSEATEFSNTWGNDRSGGRSHQGTDILGPQMAPVVAAADGVIEKFGYGPRSGYYIVISHQDGYETWYMHLNNDTPGTDDGLGAPEYTFMVGLAVGDRVVAGQQLGFAGDSGNAEGTTHHTHFELHHNGRIINPYRYLQAAWERWQLELQVEREEVPFR from the coding sequence ATGAAGCCAAAAACTCTGCGCGCGTTCTTTCTCGTCGTCGTCCTCTCGGCGGCGGTGTTCGCGGTGCCGGCCGACGCGGACGACGGTGAGTTCACGATCGTGTTCCCGCAGCCGAGCGAGGCGACCGAGTTCTCCAACACCTGGGGCAACGACCGGTCGGGCGGTCGAAGCCATCAGGGCACCGACATCCTCGGCCCGCAGATGGCGCCGGTGGTGGCGGCAGCCGACGGGGTGATCGAGAAGTTCGGATACGGCCCTCGCTCCGGCTACTACATCGTGATCAGCCACCAGGACGGCTACGAGACCTGGTACATGCACCTGAACAACGACACACCGGGAACCGACGACGGGCTCGGCGCTCCCGAGTACACCTTCATGGTCGGCCTGGCGGTCGGGGACCGGGTGGTGGCCGGGCAACAACTCGGATTCGCCGGTGACAGTGGCAATGCAGAAGGGACCACCCACCACACCCACTTCGAGTTGCATCACAACGGCCGGATCATCAATCCGTACAGGTACCTGCAGGCAGCCTGGGAGCGCTGGCAGCTCGAGCTTCAGGTCGAGCGCGAAGAAGTCCCGTTTCGCTGA
- a CDS encoding NAD(P)H-binding protein translates to MPVIVVGADTPIGAEIIAELAGYAGEVRAFITDPAPADRFRRMGCKVAMGDLSDGSHLEIAAFECFTAVLIAEAAGDRRERSFADTPERVAAAWMEAVRDAGVARLIWIGSDSLPEPPDPAVCPEVAVLAAGERGVPQEVARLNELETLD, encoded by the coding sequence GTGCCGGTCATCGTCGTTGGAGCAGACACCCCCATAGGGGCCGAGATAATCGCCGAACTCGCGGGCTATGCGGGCGAAGTGCGGGCATTCATCACCGACCCCGCGCCGGCAGACCGATTCCGCCGTATGGGATGCAAGGTGGCGATGGGCGACTTGTCAGACGGGTCGCACCTGGAAATCGCCGCCTTCGAATGCTTCACGGCCGTGCTGATCGCCGAGGCTGCCGGCGACCGGCGCGAACGATCGTTTGCCGATACTCCGGAGCGAGTGGCGGCCGCCTGGATGGAGGCCGTGCGGGATGCCGGCGTTGCCCGTCTGATATGGATCGGATCCGACTCGCTGCCCGAACCGCCGGATCCGGCAGTATGCCCGGAGGTCGCCGTTCTGGCAGCCGGCGAGCGAGGCGTTCCACAGGAGGTTGCCCGTCTCAATGAACTCGAGACGTTGGACTGA
- the sufB gene encoding Fe-S cluster assembly protein SufB: protein MATVELDLGAYQLGWHDSEEGYVFKPRKGLNEDIIREMSKMKGEPHWMLDFRLKAYKRFLRRPMPTWGGGGALDDIDFDDIYYYIKPTEGQSKDWDMVPEEIKATYEKLGIPEAERKYLAGVTAQYESEVVYHRNRDDLEKLGVLFTDMDTAVREYPEIVKEYFGTVIPPNDNKFAALNSAVWSGGSFIYVPPGVHLDQPLQAYFRINSENMGQFERTLIIVDEDAYVHYVEGCSAPIWSTDSLHSAVVEIIVKRGGRCRYSTIQNWSNNVYNLVTKRAAAYADATMEWVDGNLGSKLTMKYPAVWLMEPGAHGEVLSIAFAGDGQHQDAGAKMVHAAPDTTSTIVSKSICKDGGRAGYRGLVRVEPGATGVKSFVRCDALILDADSRSDTYPYMEIEEADAEIGHEATVSKVGEEQLFYLMSRGLSEEEATSMIVAGFIEPIVKELPMEYAVEMNRLIELNMIEAGAVG, encoded by the coding sequence ATGGCCACTGTCGAACTCGACCTCGGCGCTTATCAACTGGGATGGCATGACTCAGAAGAGGGTTATGTCTTCAAGCCGCGCAAAGGATTGAACGAAGACATCATCCGCGAGATGTCCAAGATGAAGGGCGAGCCGCACTGGATGCTCGACTTCAGGCTCAAGGCCTACAAACGCTTCTTGCGCCGCCCGATGCCGACCTGGGGTGGCGGCGGCGCGCTCGACGACATCGACTTCGATGACATCTACTACTACATCAAGCCGACCGAAGGGCAGTCCAAAGACTGGGACATGGTTCCCGAGGAGATCAAGGCCACCTACGAAAAGCTCGGCATTCCTGAAGCCGAGCGCAAGTACCTGGCCGGTGTGACCGCACAGTACGAATCCGAGGTGGTGTACCACCGCAATCGCGATGATCTGGAGAAGCTGGGCGTCCTCTTCACCGACATGGACACCGCCGTACGGGAGTACCCGGAGATCGTCAAGGAATACTTCGGGACGGTCATCCCCCCCAACGACAACAAGTTCGCAGCACTCAACTCGGCCGTCTGGTCGGGGGGTTCGTTCATCTACGTGCCGCCGGGCGTGCATCTCGACCAGCCTCTTCAGGCTTACTTCCGAATCAACTCGGAGAACATGGGTCAGTTCGAGCGGACCCTGATCATCGTCGACGAGGACGCCTACGTTCACTACGTAGAGGGATGTTCGGCTCCGATCTGGTCCACCGATTCCCTGCACTCGGCCGTGGTCGAGATCATCGTCAAGCGAGGCGGCCGCTGCCGTTATTCGACGATTCAGAACTGGTCCAACAACGTCTACAACCTGGTGACCAAGCGAGCTGCAGCCTATGCAGACGCCACGATGGAGTGGGTAGACGGGAACCTTGGTTCCAAGCTGACGATGAAGTACCCGGCCGTGTGGCTGATGGAGCCCGGGGCTCACGGCGAGGTTCTCTCAATCGCCTTCGCCGGTGACGGGCAGCATCAGGACGCCGGCGCCAAGATGGTTCATGCCGCACCGGACACGACGTCGACGATCGTTTCCAAGTCGATCTGCAAGGACGGCGGCCGGGCGGGATATCGCGGCCTGGTACGCGTCGAGCCGGGTGCGACCGGAGTGAAATCATTCGTTCGGTGCGACGCCCTCATTCTCGACGCGGACTCCCGGTCCGATACCTATCCGTACATGGAGATCGAGGAGGCAGACGCCGAGATCGGCCATGAGGCGACGGTGTCGAAAGTCGGTGAGGAGCAGCTGTTCTACCTGATGAGCCGCGGCCTCTCCGAGGAGGAAGCGACGTCGATGATCGTCGCCGGGTTCATCGAACCGATCGTCAAGGAACTCCCGATGGAGTACGCGGTCGAGATGAACCGCCTCATCGAGCTGAACATGATCGAGGCCGGCGCAGTCGGTTGA
- a CDS encoding AMP nucleosidase, translating to MEKLEIARNWLPRYTGMPLEEFGDYILLTNFSDYLARFAERSGCSIRGEGNYMQAATNDDGLTMINFGIGTANAATIMDLLVAVQPKGVLLLGKCGGLKASTEIGHFILPIAAIRGEGTSNDYFPPEVPALPSFKLHKFVSEKIVGRGLDYRTGVVYTSNRRVWEHDEVFIEHLRNLTALAIDMETATIFVVGHHNEIARGALLLVSDVPITPEGVKTEESDAAVTRDWADIHLDLGIEAMTEIATQGEAIKHFRF from the coding sequence ATGGAGAAACTCGAGATCGCCCGCAACTGGCTCCCCCGCTACACGGGGATGCCGCTCGAAGAGTTCGGTGACTACATCCTCCTCACCAACTTCAGCGACTACCTGGCCCGGTTCGCGGAACGGTCCGGCTGTTCGATCCGCGGCGAAGGCAACTACATGCAGGCCGCCACCAACGACGACGGCTTGACCATGATCAACTTCGGCATCGGCACTGCCAACGCGGCAACGATCATGGACCTCCTCGTGGCGGTGCAACCCAAAGGGGTTCTGCTACTGGGGAAGTGCGGAGGCCTCAAGGCCTCGACCGAGATCGGTCACTTCATTTTGCCGATCGCGGCCATACGCGGCGAGGGCACGAGCAACGACTACTTCCCGCCCGAGGTGCCGGCACTGCCGTCGTTCAAGTTGCACAAGTTCGTTTCCGAGAAGATCGTGGGGCGCGGACTCGACTACCGGACCGGGGTCGTCTACACGAGCAACCGGCGGGTGTGGGAACACGACGAGGTATTCATCGAGCATCTCCGGAATCTCACCGCGCTTGCCATCGACATGGAAACCGCCACGATCTTCGTGGTCGGCCACCACAACGAGATTGCCCGGGGGGCGCTGCTCCTGGTCTCCGACGTGCCGATCACGCCGGAGGGCGTGAAGACCGAAGAGAGCGATGCGGCGGTCACCCGCGACTGGGCAGACATACATCTCGATCTGGGGATAGAGGCGATGACCGAGATCGCAACGCAGGGCGAGGCGATCAAGCACTTCCGCTTCTGA
- a CDS encoding GlsB/YeaQ/YmgE family stress response membrane protein, translated as MFEFFLLLIIASLAGSIGASLAGRKGLGCLTSLALGFVGALLGRWIAEQLDLPLLWTIRDFPVIWSVIGAALFVALLNLLSGRGRPRDQ; from the coding sequence GTGTTCGAATTCTTCCTTCTCCTGATCATTGCCTCGCTGGCCGGATCGATCGGTGCATCCCTCGCCGGCCGTAAAGGGCTCGGCTGCCTGACGTCTCTGGCGCTCGGATTCGTGGGTGCGTTGCTGGGCCGCTGGATCGCCGAGCAGCTCGACCTCCCGCTCCTGTGGACCATCCGCGATTTCCCGGTCATCTGGTCGGTCATCGGCGCCGCGCTCTTCGTCGCTCTACTCAATCTCTTGAGCGGCCGGGGCCGTCCTCGTGATCAGTGA
- a CDS encoding sigma-70 family RNA polymerase sigma factor produces MELGVKTNVGKRNRDQASIADTVGIYLEEVSSHTLLTADDEVALARAMESGRKAQRRLEAADDLTPEQRATLYRLIHEGDEAKMEFIRANLRLVISIAKRYAGRGLDLLDLIQEGNLGLIRAVEKFDWRKGFKFSTYATWWIRQAITRGLGNQARTIRLPVHMVDVVRSVQETRQNLADELRRAPTLEEIAAVSGLDVERVEAALSAPSDTVSLDRPVGEEGDAELQDFVEDERMPDPFRHAAEVLRQRHVQDALEVLDREEQQIIALRFGLDGGEPRTLSDVGRIYDLTRERVRQIEARALAKLRHPSSAFELESLL; encoded by the coding sequence ATGGAGTTAGGGGTAAAGACCAACGTGGGCAAGCGAAACCGTGACCAGGCCTCCATCGCCGACACCGTCGGCATCTATCTGGAGGAGGTTTCGTCGCATACGCTGTTGACGGCGGATGATGAAGTAGCGCTGGCACGGGCGATGGAGTCCGGCCGGAAGGCGCAGCGCCGCCTGGAGGCCGCCGACGACCTCACACCCGAGCAACGCGCGACTCTCTACCGCCTCATCCACGAGGGCGACGAGGCCAAGATGGAGTTCATCCGGGCCAACCTCCGTCTCGTGATCTCGATCGCCAAGCGCTACGCCGGCCGGGGACTGGATCTCCTGGACCTAATCCAGGAGGGCAATCTGGGCCTGATCCGGGCCGTCGAGAAGTTCGACTGGCGCAAAGGCTTCAAGTTCTCAACCTATGCGACGTGGTGGATAAGGCAGGCGATCACACGCGGACTGGGCAATCAGGCCCGCACCATCCGGCTTCCCGTTCACATGGTCGATGTCGTCCGCTCGGTACAGGAGACCCGCCAGAACCTCGCAGATGAGCTGCGGCGGGCGCCCACATTGGAGGAGATCGCAGCCGTCAGCGGGCTCGATGTGGAGCGCGTCGAGGCAGCGCTCTCTGCGCCGTCGGACACTGTTTCACTGGACCGGCCGGTCGGTGAAGAGGGCGATGCCGAACTCCAGGATTTCGTGGAAGACGAACGAATGCCGGATCCGTTCCGTCACGCCGCCGAAGTCCTCCGTCAGCGTCACGTGCAGGATGCGCTGGAAGTGCTCGACAGGGAAGAACAGCAGATCATCGCGCTTCGATTCGGATTGGACGGCGGCGAGCCGCGCACATTGTCCGATGTCGGACGGATATACGACCTGACCCGCGAACGAGTTCGCCAGATCGAGGCCCGGGCGCTGGCCAAACTGCGCCATCCGTCGTCGGCATTCGAACTCGAGTCGCTACTCTGA
- a CDS encoding putative glycoside hydrolase produces MVRKASTLLLSASLLLSACVSWQAEPLPAGPSQADPSAAPSTSSTTTTIAGPVTALVVVDAEAAPIAGVSVGDFGHTDAGGRLVFRTPIGGVTLDADGYVSRFVSDWQEGEVQVTLEPVIVRGMVRTSAGDGLEGVPVALGGLEVLTDGSGWFEFIAPTGSAIRVDAPGWAPAEVEWLGSDGWVPIELEPIIVRGLHISGWAVGNADHWQRILALAAATEINALVVDLKDESGLVFYPTTVPLAGEVGAINPEFELDGVVAAAARRGLYLIGRIVTFQDPIAARALPEIAVWDSSTGGPFRKNGQYFLDPTDPEARGYALELAAEACAAGFDEIQFDYVRYPDGFGASALFDAGSGPEVRPSIIRDFLAEASAVLRPAGCAVAADIFGFITSTSGDGGIGQQLEDLGPVVDVLSPMLYPSHYSEGWFGFDVPNDHPGEVVGRALDDGLERLDSTAIFRPWIQDFYYNAAQVRAEIDAAEERGLGWMLWNARSRFTDGALLPAD; encoded by the coding sequence ATGGTTCGGAAGGCTTCCACACTGCTGCTATCGGCCTCTCTGCTGCTTTCGGCATGCGTCTCCTGGCAGGCCGAGCCGCTGCCGGCCGGCCCTTCGCAGGCGGACCCATCTGCTGCTCCGTCGACGTCGAGTACGACGACCACGATCGCCGGTCCCGTCACCGCCCTCGTGGTCGTCGATGCGGAAGCCGCTCCGATTGCCGGGGTGAGCGTCGGGGACTTCGGACACACCGACGCCGGCGGTCGGCTCGTCTTCCGGACACCGATCGGCGGCGTGACGCTGGATGCAGATGGCTACGTCTCCCGATTCGTGTCCGATTGGCAGGAAGGCGAGGTTCAGGTGACCCTCGAACCCGTCATCGTGCGGGGCATGGTGCGAACCTCGGCGGGTGACGGCCTGGAAGGGGTGCCGGTTGCACTCGGCGGACTCGAGGTTCTCACCGACGGCTCCGGCTGGTTTGAGTTCATTGCTCCGACCGGGTCGGCTATTCGCGTCGATGCGCCGGGTTGGGCGCCGGCAGAGGTCGAGTGGTTGGGGAGCGACGGCTGGGTTCCGATCGAGTTGGAGCCGATCATCGTCCGGGGGCTGCACATCTCGGGATGGGCTGTCGGGAATGCCGACCACTGGCAGCGCATTCTCGCCCTGGCCGCTGCTACCGAGATCAATGCGCTGGTCGTCGACCTGAAGGACGAATCAGGACTCGTGTTCTACCCGACCACCGTTCCTCTGGCCGGAGAAGTCGGCGCTATCAACCCCGAGTTCGAACTCGACGGGGTCGTCGCCGCCGCCGCCCGGAGAGGGCTCTATCTGATCGGTCGAATCGTGACATTCCAGGATCCGATCGCGGCCCGGGCTTTGCCTGAGATCGCCGTTTGGGATTCCTCGACCGGTGGGCCGTTTCGAAAGAACGGGCAGTACTTCCTCGATCCCACCGATCCGGAGGCTCGCGGCTATGCGCTCGAACTGGCCGCCGAAGCATGTGCGGCCGGCTTCGACGAGATTCAGTTCGACTACGTACGTTATCCCGATGGGTTCGGCGCTTCCGCACTGTTCGACGCGGGATCGGGTCCGGAGGTTCGCCCGAGCATCATCCGTGACTTCCTGGCGGAAGCATCGGCCGTTCTCAGACCCGCCGGGTGCGCGGTAGCCGCCGACATATTCGGATTCATAACTTCAACATCGGGGGATGGTGGAATCGGTCAGCAGTTGGAGGATCTGGGCCCGGTCGTCGATGTGCTGTCACCGATGCTGTACCCAAGCCATTACTCCGAGGGCTGGTTCGGTTTCGACGTTCCGAACGACCATCCGGGAGAGGTGGTCGGTCGGGCTCTCGACGACGGGCTCGAGAGGCTCGACTCGACGGCGATCTTCCGACCCTGGATACAGGACTTCTACTACAACGCCGCGCAGGTGCGAGCAGAGATCGACGCGGCGGAGGAGCGCGGCCTGGGCTGGATGCTGTGGAATGCTCGCAGCCGTTTCACGGACGGCGCGCTGCTGCCCGCCGACTGA
- a CDS encoding DUF6159 family protein, whose amino-acid sequence MGRISNTVTLARQSWEVLKADKELLALPILSFVASTIVAASFVVPMFFIGDDPGAIGYVFMFAMYVALAFVTIYFNTALVSAADERLQGGDPTIGSALAGANRLVGRILPWAVISATVSIALRAVEERGGMLGRIASGIAGLAWTLVTFLVIPIFVVEGLTVGAAVKRSAELFKRTWGENMAAQFGFGILGFLMSLPAILVIVLGAVAGSGVALGIAILVGVVWIVAVAVTLAALNAIFQTALFHYAAGGQTLGPFGHGALATAFRRK is encoded by the coding sequence ATGGGACGAATCAGCAACACCGTGACCCTCGCCAGACAATCCTGGGAAGTCCTCAAGGCAGACAAGGAGCTCCTGGCACTTCCGATCCTGTCGTTTGTCGCCAGCACCATCGTGGCCGCCAGTTTCGTTGTCCCCATGTTCTTCATCGGAGACGACCCGGGGGCGATCGGATACGTCTTCATGTTCGCCATGTATGTGGCGCTCGCCTTCGTCACGATCTACTTCAACACCGCCCTCGTCTCCGCCGCCGACGAACGCCTCCAAGGGGGCGATCCGACCATTGGGAGCGCTCTGGCCGGGGCCAACCGGCTCGTCGGCCGCATACTCCCCTGGGCCGTGATCTCGGCGACGGTTTCGATCGCTCTGCGGGCGGTCGAGGAACGGGGCGGCATGCTGGGCCGCATCGCATCCGGCATCGCCGGACTCGCCTGGACCCTGGTGACCTTCCTGGTGATCCCCATCTTCGTCGTCGAGGGTCTGACCGTCGGCGCCGCCGTCAAGAGATCGGCGGAGCTGTTCAAGAGGACCTGGGGCGAGAACATGGCGGCCCAGTTCGGATTCGGGATCCTCGGCTTCCTGATGAGTCTCCCGGCGATCCTGGTCATCGTGCTGGGAGCGGTTGCCGGCAGCGGTGTCGCCCTGGGTATCGCCATACTGGTCGGCGTCGTATGGATTGTGGCAGTCGCTGTGACCCTTGCCGCGCTCAATGCGATCTTTCAGACCGCTCTGTTTCATTACGCGGCCGGCGGGCAGACTCTCGGCCCGTTCGGGCATGGTGCACTGGCGACGGCGTTCCGGCGCAAGTAG
- a CDS encoding uracil-DNA glycosylase, with translation MEEIEKLSSEISGCRRCERLVEWRERVAVEKRAAFRDSEYWGRPVPGFGDPRARLLVVGLAPAAHGANRTGRMFTGDRSGDWLFAALHRAGFASQPESISRGDGLVLTDAFVTAIGRCAPPANKPTGEELALCRPWLEAEIDLLDRVRVVVPLGGLAFTQLLRVYSDRGLPVPKPRPRFGHGAEVDLGPGGPVILASYHPSQQNTFTGRLTEQMLDDVFARASGLFPV, from the coding sequence GTGGAGGAGATCGAGAAGCTCAGCTCAGAAATCAGCGGTTGCCGGCGGTGTGAGAGGCTCGTGGAGTGGCGCGAGCGCGTTGCCGTGGAGAAGCGGGCCGCCTTCCGAGACTCCGAGTATTGGGGCCGGCCGGTCCCGGGGTTCGGCGATCCGCGAGCGCGGCTCTTGGTCGTCGGCCTTGCCCCGGCCGCCCACGGTGCCAATCGAACAGGACGGATGTTCACCGGTGACCGGTCGGGGGACTGGCTCTTCGCCGCGCTGCACAGAGCCGGGTTCGCTTCACAACCGGAGTCGATCTCCCGTGGCGACGGACTCGTGCTCACCGATGCTTTCGTCACGGCCATCGGCCGCTGCGCACCTCCAGCCAACAAGCCGACCGGCGAGGAACTTGCCTTGTGCCGGCCCTGGCTCGAAGCAGAGATCGACCTTCTGGACCGTGTGCGAGTGGTCGTCCCGCTCGGCGGCCTGGCATTCACGCAACTCCTGCGGGTCTACTCCGATCGGGGACTTCCGGTTCCAAAGCCGCGGCCGAGGTTCGGTCACGGTGCGGAGGTGGATCTGGGTCCGGGCGGTCCCGTCATACTGGCCAGCTACCACCCCAGCCAGCAGAACACATTCACCGGCCGCCTGACAGAGCAGATGCTCGATGATGTGTTTGCGCGAGCGTCGGGGCTGTTCCCCGTCTGA
- the sufD gene encoding Fe-S cluster assembly protein SufD, translating to MRPLDHTTVELAAETAPSWLADLRQNGFEYFDKLSMPTGAEEEWRYVDLDFDIAAFGVPDVAGVPIVGDSDLSALTDYAGIARLVDGFVVDTFCDTPGVTLVGLAGRVDDDSLLEQSIGRVIKPDVDIFAAAHQAFATDGLLLHLGRGIALDRPIVVDMQVTQADTIAFPHLSVVMESNSEASVIVVMRSPDGQRNVVVPQLELSVGDGARLNLVTSQHWGDGTTAIAHQKMVLGRDSTGRLGEVGLGAKLGRLDLTVDLIGNGSSSELVGLYFGDRQQIFDYRVVVNHHGKNTRSDVFLKGAVEDEAESVFSGLLKIWPDATRTSTFETNRNLVLSDGAKAHSVPNLEILCDDVVCGHGSTVGPLEEEHLYYLMSRGLSHERAQRVLIRGFFDEMIQRLPVSGLEVPVRDAVTAKFVGAQSEGRL from the coding sequence GTGCGACCCCTCGACCACACGACTGTTGAACTTGCCGCGGAAACGGCACCCTCGTGGCTGGCGGACCTCCGTCAGAATGGATTCGAGTACTTCGACAAGTTGTCGATGCCGACCGGTGCCGAAGAGGAATGGCGCTACGTCGATCTTGATTTCGACATCGCCGCTTTCGGGGTGCCCGACGTCGCCGGCGTCCCCATAGTTGGTGACTCGGATCTCTCCGCACTGACCGACTACGCAGGTATCGCCCGCTTGGTCGACGGGTTCGTGGTCGACACCTTCTGCGATACGCCCGGTGTCACGCTTGTCGGGCTCGCCGGCCGGGTCGACGACGACTCGCTCTTGGAGCAGTCGATCGGCAGGGTGATCAAGCCGGATGTCGACATCTTCGCGGCTGCTCACCAGGCGTTCGCCACCGACGGCCTTCTCTTGCACCTCGGCCGTGGTATTGCCCTCGATCGGCCGATCGTCGTCGACATGCAGGTGACTCAGGCCGACACCATCGCCTTCCCGCATCTCAGCGTTGTCATGGAAAGCAACTCGGAGGCTTCGGTCATCGTCGTAATGCGCTCGCCGGACGGACAACGCAACGTCGTTGTGCCGCAGCTCGAGTTGTCGGTCGGTGACGGGGCCCGCCTCAACCTCGTCACGTCGCAGCACTGGGGAGATGGAACCACCGCCATAGCCCACCAGAAGATGGTGCTCGGCAGGGATTCGACCGGCCGGCTCGGCGAGGTCGGCCTCGGCGCCAAACTCGGCCGGCTCGACCTGACGGTCGACTTGATCGGCAACGGCTCCAGTTCGGAGCTCGTCGGCCTGTACTTCGGCGACAGACAACAGATCTTCGATTATCGAGTCGTCGTGAATCATCATGGAAAGAACACCCGCTCCGATGTCTTCCTGAAGGGTGCCGTCGAGGACGAAGCCGAGTCCGTGTTTTCCGGACTGCTGAAGATCTGGCCCGATGCCACTCGAACCTCGACATTTGAGACCAATCGCAACCTCGTTCTCTCCGACGGGGCCAAGGCACATTCGGTTCCGAACCTCGAGATCCTGTGTGACGACGTCGTCTGCGGCCACGGTTCCACCGTTGGTCCGCTGGAGGAAGAGCACCTGTACTACTTGATGAGCCGCGGACTCTCCCACGAACGTGCTCAGCGGGTGCTCATCCGGGGGTTCTTCGACGAGATGATTCAGCGACTTCCGGTATCCG